The nucleotide sequence GATCCTGATAATGTTGAAATGACAAAAATGGTCTTTGATTACTCGGGCTACAAACATGTAGGAAAGGTGGATACCGGTCTGTGCTACGAAAAGAAGTTCGATGAAACGGTGGATGAATTTGCAACTCTGTTCAATTTTGAGAAGAAACTATTCGAAGGTTCCACAAAAGTAGCAGACCAATGCTACCATTCCATCAAAAAAGAGATAATTGGTTGATATACTGCATGAAGTTCTTTTAAAAAATACATGTTTATAGCTTCAGGAACTTTTATCCTATCATGAGTGCAGGTAACACCAGAGCAAATATCAAAATCGGAGCAAAAGTAGGGATCGTCTTAAAGAAAGACCAACGATCAGGCAAGATAACTCAAGGTATTGTCAAGAGGATCCTAACTAAATCTTCTACCCATCCCCACGGAATAAAAGTCCAGCTGGAAGATGGTCAGGTTGGAAGAGTAAAAGAAATACTATCATAATATCCGGGATGGATGTTATCCACAAGTTTTCCGGATACTAACACCTTTTGAGGATTTTTGTAAATGTAATTAATACGGTTTATAGCGGCTGATCAGGGCAAATTGGCCAGCATTCTCATTTTAGATAATTTAGATAAGCAGCTGTCCTTTTTGCCAGTCATTGATTATCTTAATAGCAACTCGTGTTTCATCTATTTCCCCTTTCTTCTTAAGGAAATTCCCTTTTACACCTATGAGCTCAAGAACATCGTAAGAGTTCTCGTTCCCGATCTCGACCTTATAGAAATCTTCAAGTGCAGTCTTGTTCTTATCGCAGATGGTCTCAATTATCTTCAGAGCTACTCCTATGGGATCACTCAGGTGTGTAGCATCTTTTACTCCAAGAAGGCCCTGTCTGTACTCATCATTCTCATCAAAGGGTATGACTCCGGGAGTATCAATAAATACAATGCGAGAGCCGGCTTTCACAAGCTGGACTCCTTTAGTGTGACCGGATATTGAAGACGTACCTGCTTTGTTCTTTCCTGCCACTCCGTTGATGACCGAGGATTTACCCGTGTTAGGATAGCCAAGGCTTCCGACGAGAATGTCACGTCCCTGTATGTCGGCAACTTCAA is from Methanococcoides sp. AM1 and encodes:
- a CDS encoding YwbE family protein, with protein sequence MSAGNTRANIKIGAKVGIVLKKDQRSGKITQGIVKRILTKSSTHPHGIKVQLEDGQVGRVKEILS
- a CDS encoding GTPase, whose translation is MASYKLMIKDVIKKADVLLEVVDARFPDETRNSEVERNVKRSRKPLIIVLSKCDLVSKETLEKSKSRLSKIAPTVFVSSKQRFGTTMLRHKILEVADIQGRDILVGSLGYPNTGKSSVINGVAGKNKAGTSSISGHTKGVQLVKAGSRIVFIDTPGVIPFDENDEYRQGLLGVKDATHLSDPIGVALKIIETICDKNKTALEDFYKVEIGNENSYDVLELIGVKGNFLKKKGEIDETRVAIKIINDWQKGQLLI